GGGTTCGACCTCCTATGTTTGAGAAAGAGATTGTTGAAGTGTTCATACGCATTCAAGAGCCAGAGTATTATGACAGGATAATGTTGCTTATTGGAGAAAAATTTGCGGAgatagtcaaagtaggtgagGCTATCGAAGATGGGATTAAAACTGGAAAGATTTCTCACGCTATTGCCCAAACCGAATCTTCAGGAttgttgaaaaagaagagagatgACGTGTCTTCTATTTTCTGCACATCTGATGGAAAAAGACATTCAGAAAATCCTCACCTTACAAAGGTTATCATCGAGCTCCACGAGATTCATATCCAACTTGTTATACCCAATCAGGTTATCAAACTCCACCACCGAGTTACCAAATTCTACCTCTTAATTACCAAACTCCACCAGCGAGTTACCAAATTCTTGTTTACCAGATTCCACCTCCGCACTGCCAAAACACCCCTCCTAGCTATCGAGCTCCATAATACCCAAATTTCCAAACGCATGCACTAACTCACCAAAATCCTCCAAACTACCATCAAATACCTTCACATCCAGGAAATAACTACAATCTTCTTTGCCCACATGTTGGGAAGAAACCTTCTAGAGTCTTTACTCTTTTGGTTGAGAGCCGGACACAACTTTTTGAGAGATTGAAATCAGCTTGCCTGTACAGACAATTGATCCAACAAATATCAATGTCAACTCCAAGCTTTATATACTCGATCTTCACTGTGCTTACCATTCAGGAGGTGCTGGACATATTACTGAGGATTGTATCAACTTGAAGCATAAAATTCAAGACTTGATAGATCAAAATGTGGTCACTCTTCAGACTGTCACTCATAATGCCAATAGTAACCCCATGCCGAATCATGGAGGGGTAACTATTAATATGgttaaaattgaagaagatcTGACTGTGAAGAAAGTTATAATCTCAGCCAACCTTGAAAAGCTTGAGAAATTTGTAGCCCCTCCAACCAAAAGAGAGAAATCCAAATTTGTGATCATGGCACCTCATCAAGCTTTTGCTTTAGTGCCGAAGGAGGATCAAAACAAGCAGAAGTTCGATCAAGCTTTTCCAAAATCATTGCCTCACTTGTATCGGCTTTTTCCAATGCAAGATGGTCAGGGGGAAAGAATAGAAAATTGTCTCAAAGAATGTGATATTGTGCTTAAAGAGATGATCGAGACACCAGTCATACCANGGCACCTCATCAAGCTTTTGCTTTAGTGTCGAAGGAGGATCAAAACAAGCAGAAGTTCGATCAAGCCTTTCCAAAATCATTGCCTCACTTGTATCGGCTTTTTACAATGCAAAATGGTCAGGGGGAAAGAATAGAAAATTGTCTCAAAGAATGTGATATTGTGCTTAAAGAGATGATCGAGACACCAGTCATACCAGATAGCGAGTCAAAGGAGAAAATGTCTAATTGGACATCTACTTCGCTCTTGATTCCTCGCTCGTCTTGGTAGACATAaacatttttatgttatttctaaaatgGGTGGTGTTTCGAATGAGGCTCGAGACCCATCATTTACTCTATTTTTGCCTCACTATGTTTTAATCTCCCTCatcatattttgaaaaacaCAAAATGATTTATCGTCATGGCCAAcgttcttattttttttcatttcaaatgaAAACCTCATTTATTGCGAAAATTTGTTTTACTTGCTTTATAATAGTATTTCTCTATGATTTCAgtgaaaaaaatttcaaatctgCCAATAGCATGTCATGGCTGAATGAACAAAATGGGATAGATGCAGACGAATTTGAGGACTATTATGAAATGATCATGGTACCAAAACACCTGGTTGAGAAATTCATACAGTTCGAAAGTCACGATAAGCCAAATTCAGAAGAGATCAAAATGGTGAATCAGGAACATGATGGATGCATCgaagaaatcaaaattgatGCCTAACTGACAAAAGCACAGGAGAAAGAACTCTTCAGTTTGCTTAAAAAACACATCAATACATTTGTTTGATGAAAGTACAAGGTTGAGCATGAACATTGGATCTCACAAGTCATCAATCTACTTAAATGTGTCAAAAGATACCATGCTTGAAGACTCgatttctatttttcctttgtaactgcctttatttgcttgtaatcgTTTATGCttataatttatccttttgtaatgaactatgtttgacctgaattctcaaaaatgagatacgtaggcggcccaTGTCGACCTCGATCACCCCTTTATCCCTTTTaatgtgttttctttttatctgaactacgttcgacctgaattctcaagaatgagatacgtatgCGGCCTATGTCTGCCTCGATCGTTTCCTTAGTtaaattttcctatttttattgATCCTCGAGggtgaactacgtttgacctgattcttgcCTCAATGGGATACATAGGCGCCATAACGGTTCGATCATATCTCCCTAAGATTTCTATTCTTCTTTATAACAGAAACTGGGACAAAATTTTTtagagggactcaaaaattctcaagaagaggATCTCTCCAATAAGTCGAGACTGGAGATACATTAAGAGTTGCAACTGGGACATAAATTTTGAGAAGGtctaaaaaattctacaagtcaTCTATCAACAGTTTGAGATACTCCAAGACATctaactgggacagaaatttttaggatgacctcaaaaatttcttcaaaCATCACTAGAAGTTTGTAGTccattttgaatattttgagCATGATTAGAAGTTTAAAACTAACTTCAAATGATCTCTGGCATCGTTAAAGTTCATGGTCAACTGCAGCAATCTCCGACACCTTTGAATTTCAGAGTCAACTACAAAACTTCCCGATTATAGTAGATTTCGAGAGAACCATGTCAGAAATTTCCAAGCTTTAAGGATTTTTGAAATTCTCCAGAAAAAGCTATCGGACACACCACAGTTTTGAACCAATGACGTTCATTTAAGTTTCAcatgacatgacacttggcagtgacctTTTTCAATTACAGCTTTTTGAAAAccttttcttaaaaattttatctatatgtttcaaatatttttgcatAAAGTCTATCGAGAAGCAAGAGATCAGAGCGATCAACtgaagatagcaagacaagAAGCAAGTGATTAAAGAAGTCAACATAGatcagtttgttttaaaaactaacaatttttccgTGGATGCCgaaaagtcatttaagtttttcagaagaaaaagaaagagtttaGAATACGAGCAACAACACCTCGTTTAAATTCCCAACAAAGCATACGTCACAACGAAAATAAAGTGTTCAAAATGGGAACAAGTGAAAGCATCACTCTCAACATATACAAGCATCTTCGATGACACGAGATTACACTTTTCAGCATCAAGAGCGTTTGAAGACTATTCACGAATCTCGTTGATATCAAACGCAGTAATGTGAACTACCACGAGGGACATCTATTTTTACCACCCGAATAGACATTCCTAAAGTTTTATCAAATGAGATAATACCATCACCCAGAGGGacattattatcattttatcaaTAGAATATCCTCATCCTACCAACGgatcttcattttcattaacaTCATCCTACCGAAGgatcttcattatcattatcctaccaatggatcatcgaCATTAttctaccaatggatcatcaacattatcctaccgacggatcttcatcttcatcaacatcatcctacTAACGGatctttattatcattatcTACTGGATAagcattatcctaccaatggatcaacattgTCCTACCGACGGatcttcatcatcatatcattatCGTCATCCTATCGATAAAGCATCATCATCATTCTATAGATGGAGCAACATTATCATCTTATCAATgaacatcatcatcctatcaatggagcatcaacatcatcatcatatcgATGGAGTAGCACCATCATTCTATCGATAAAGCATCATCATCATTCTATCGATAGAGCATCATCATCACCATCATTCTATCGATgaagcatcatcatcatcctatcgatagagcatcatcatcatcctatcgatgGAGCAACATTATCATCTTATCAATGAACatcatcatcctaccaatggagcatcaacatcatcattTTATCGATGGAGTAGCACCATCATTCTATCTATgaagcatcatcatcatcatcatcatcctatcgatgGAGTAGCATCATCATCCCATCATTATCGTCAGCTTATCAATGAGGAATCGTTATCTTATCAATGGaccatcaacatcatcatcctatcgatggagcatcatcatcatcatatcgATGGAATAGCAATATTGTCCtagcatcatcatcatcctatcgatgGAATAgtagcatcatcatcatcctattgATGGAGCAACATCATCCCATTATTATCATCATCTTACCAATGAagaatcattattattatttttatttgcaagATCGTCATCAAGAGAGACATCAACATATTACACCAGTCtatattttattgtttcaatatcaaaggaagagtacatttgaaaaattatattacaaatatgaGATACAGGTTTTATTGACCTAACGTCAAGATGAAAGAATTGACGTTAAATGTTCAAGGAGAGCGATAAGTGTCGACATGGTAAAAGACACTATCTCTCTatttgaattacatttttatgctaatgaattttatctcagtctttgtccCAAAATCCGAGAGGGTGAATTCTCAAACAAAtcacaggtgcggacgacataaaaaaggatgcagcacaacgtggaactttttcttagcagcaaATTGGGACATAGTTCAAAGAGGagtatcaaactcttaggacgcgagctgaGGAGCGCCTTCCATCACAAttaaaccacacccctatcagaaggcagaTGGGTTTTTCTTTGGGTTTATCGGTTCCAGTATTGCATCCGGGAAATTATAGTTTTCACCGGAGGAAactttccaatctgagtgacaatgcaccaagagctttggaaattatgtccgtgtaagttcttaattatgggtgtgaagtgcaccagattcatgactaagaggttgcaagcctctttttcatactcgacttatttTGTCACTCTTCCCAATTGAAGGTTATCTtagcataataaaaaaaaatttcaatcgATCGAGTCGAACTATAAGCATCCTGATTCCCTAAGTTGAGGGATATCTGTATTCCAACATTCTCTCTTAAATCCTACTCCCGAGAATTCGGTGTCTTCACGATTCGATATCGGGatgattttgaattctttcaaaatcgtgcatcaaatcaagcgtatcgaactacaagtggcctgagtTCTCATTTAGCCTGAGATCTGTAAGAAACTCGAATACCGGGGTTCAGCCATAATTCCTTAAGTCCGTACCTAAACTCTTTTCTAAGAGATGAAGATGTGGTTGGTCAaattggatttgtcaatttcatttgcctaggatttatttcatcaatctaagtcaaacgagggacagttgttgacacccaattttggacctccacaatataaattaatcatcaagcttcctCAATTCCAAACGATTTGGAATAATTGAAttcatgaaattcaaaatatatttttttcaagtcattttaagtaattttgtcatttttataaaaaaaatttaaaataatatacattttatgagtatttgaaaatcatcaaattttaattttatttgaatatttggttttagtttagttaatcaATAGTTTACATTTTTGAGTTAATTGGTTTATAagtaacttaattattttatttcgtagAAATTAAGAAactcgttaattaatttatattaattcatcttatttagttaTTAGCCAAATCTCTTAAACCCACTAAAGGACCAAAATTTGGGCCTTTTATTTGGCAATTTCCAGCATGCCAACTCTGCCCACTAGAAACCCATTTCAATATTATAGCAAGTAACCCAACCCACCACCTCAGCCCAATACACCAATAtccaactttttaaattttcagcaatacaacatcatatatataacagtaccaaatgacccctataCTTTGGTTTTCTTCTTCACGCAGTAAACACGAAGAAACCCAGAACCTCAAGCAATCCAAAATTGTGAGTCCAGCAGAAAAATCGAAGCCCAGAATCGTCGATCCAGCAACCTGAGCCCGGCTTCGCGTCTCTCGTCTCTCTCCATACAAAAGATCGTACTCGAATCAACATGTGGAACGATCTCCGCATCTCACTCGTCCTTGCTCGAGAATTGGACGACTCCCTTCATTTATTCGTTTGAATTCGTACTAAATCGAGTTGGCAACCTTATCTTCTAAAAGgaatttgaatttcgaattcaAAAGATCCCTCCGAATTTCCCCCCATTTTAGCCTTAATCCTCTTTTATAAATTCCTCTTTTTCACTCTTTGTTAACGTTTTGGAAAAAATCGGGAAAAGTTGGCAAGAAATTATATAGAGAATTCCAAAGCCATAAAAGATCGCCCAGAAAATACACTTCGAATGCATTTTTTTTCTCGATTCTTAGTGGGTTGCGAAAGAATTAGTCGGATCTCTCTAAAGTTCTCATTGTGGTGTTAAGCTCGCTCACTTCTACTCATTCATCTGAGTTCGCTGCTCCAGAGAAGGTACCTGTTCCTTTGCTCTTTTGCTTTCCCTTCGATTTTTTTGAGTTAATAGTGACGGGCTGCCGTGTGAATAGCGAAATGCTGTTGGATTAGTTTCTTGACTTTGATATGGGCCTATTTTGTTTCGAAAACGGCTAATTTCGTGCTTTATTCTACTCGAAATGGTTTAAAACTTATTTGGATTTTGATATTGAGCTTGTCTGTTGTGCGGCATGAATCATTTATTGTGACTTTTATCTTCTGTGTAGTTTTGGTTTTCGATTGCTTTTCTATTTGACTCGTAGCTACAGATTTCTGCTAATGTTAGCTTATTATCATGTCAAGAGTAAGTCTGAGCTTTGTTGCCTTCTACGAACCTGAGTGTTGTCATTATTTGTTCATCATTTTGCTTTCCATAATATTGTATTGGGCTGGTAGTTTCTTCTAATATTTTGACCGATTATTTCATATTATGCACTGCTTGATTAATAAAGGCATGTCTTGTTTTTTTTGTCATAATTTTATTCTATCTAAAATGGTCTCTTAACCTTGAGTTTAgattcttttaatttgattagAGCCTTTTGTTAATACCAAgtgtagtaaaaaaaaatatagagattTGTTAGTGAGCATGCTTATTAAGACTTTGTTAAAATTAAGAGTTTTCCATTATCAATTCTAGACACTATCTTGTTtatgcttttctttttatttatttatatttgatgtAGCATAGTTTGTTGGTATTTTTAAACTATGTCCCTCCTTTGATATCTTTTCAATCTTATAGTATACATGTTCTGTAGTTTAGTGTTCATTTAGGAATATTTCCTTCAagatttcaatttattttctacaTGTATACCGAGTCATTGTGGGTCCACTGATGCATAATACTTGTATGCATTATAATCTATCATAATGctctattttaatatatatatatataaactattattttttgttttaagaaAGGGGTTAATGAGCtatacttatatattttattcatttgtgTTGCATGTGACATCCGTTATGAGTCCTCATGGACTCTTTTCATCGCCATTTGCATTGATGAGTTCTATGTTCAAATCATTTTCCTTCCAAGTCGGCCAGCCAAATGNACTCTTTCCATCGCCATTTGCATTGATGAGTTCTATGTTCAAATCCTTTTCCTTCCAAGTCGGCTAGCCAAATGGAATCAAAAAACAAGTCCCCAAAAATTGATGTCAGAGAATTGCATACACTAGTATACACCTAGTGTATACGGAAATGGGCCTAAAGGCCCTATATTCAGttttgtattttgttgttgggcctaagcccttttattttaattatcatcTTGTTAGTTTAGGACATGTACTAAGTTTTGGGCCTTTGGATCCAAAACTGAAATTAGGCCCAAGTACTGGCCCAGGTGGACAGATaaccagacttgggcccaaactctctttctctttattttatctgtttcgtatttgtttaattgtttatttgctAGTCGATTTTAAGGTTGTCCTAATTCAATTTCCCCAAAAAGATAGTCGTTTCTAGATTTTCTAAAGACTAAATAATCATATCTGTTTTACTACCTAAGTTGCTTtgcaaaatattatatttaagtaaatCCCTTATACTATCTCCCTTTCCCATAAAAAGTTAATTCAAGTCTtaagttgtttattttttaaacttgtcaagcatgtttttattttaaaatcaattagccaaatagttaattaccGGATAACCACGtgttagcgggcatttcgggtgctttcaaaccctttcCGAAATGCTAATATGATCCCTCGAACCCccttaaatattttcaattgattttctgttttcaatctttttgaaaaagtagttttcttgattatttttttaaaatttaagtggtGACTCTAAAACCagtctaaattatttttttaaaaaataacaaatactactcccaaaacatGCAATAATtctcatattaatatttttgttgagttaATACTCAAAAGGGTCTCTTTAGGAAAAAATGGTCTTTACTTTACTATCAAAAACTTCTTCTAAAACTATTTATGCTCTTCTTGAATTaacaatcttttctcaatacaCAATAGTACATTTGTACCATTAGTATTCCCTTAAAAACTTTTCTCAACtgataacttaaaatatttgaatttactTTAGTCATAGGGCAATGCATAAAAGTAGCTATGTTGCTTTCAACAATCCGTAACTAAATAGAGTTAATGTGATAAAATAAGCACGAAcaacaatttaagaatcaaaatacaTGAAGTAGTATAATCTCAATGATAAGAATCAGAATTCAATAACAAGAAATAAAGGTCAATTCaaagttcatgaaaacttgGGTAAAAATCTTAGATTTAACTCGTACTGACTGAATTTTAGATGTAGAGTATGAGGACGAACTTAGTCCATCACTATGAGTAGCCTTACGTACCTTAGTGGTAAAATCTTGAAGAAAATTTTTGGAAGATGAACCCTACCCTTAGtgtttcttgaagttcttgagcGTAGAAATTTAGGAGTGAATGAGAGGatttaattatcaaaaaacTTATTTCATACACGTTTAGGGTCATTTAGATAACTTCCTAAAGGttttaggacaaaaaataattaaataagaagAGTTGgacatcaaaattttattcCAGCGGACAGTAAGGTCTGTATTCACTCCGTATCGCGGAGTTTCTGTCAGGTTACGATGTCTCTagtaaatcaatcataatttacatcaaaattttattcCAGCGGACAGTAAGGTCTGTATTCACTCTGTATCGCAAAGTTTCTGTCAGGTTACGATGTCTCTagtaaatcaatcataatttcTTACTCGAACTCAGTTTGATGCAAAATCATGATATATATTTTAGATACCTTAACCACCAACTCTATGTAACACGGAAATGTTCAAATTTGTACTTGTGGTTACAAATTTGGTTCAACTATGACCCCTCTATTAATTATTGAAGGCAATTTCGAGCTAATATTATTATCGAACATGAATGAGTCAAACTTCTAGTATAAAGTACTTAATTTTTCCcgtaaattaaaataaatctgAATACTAATATGTCATCTTTCCTAGGATGAATGTTCTTTCTCCCTAAAAAATTAGATGAACTAATCCTCATCTTCAATACTCTTCATTTTGTCAATTTTggtaaatgacttaaaatatgtTGTCGGTAAGTGTgtgtaattataatttttaaatctaCATAATTGATTCGATtctattttttgaaaacaaaGGAAAAGAGATATAAAAGGCTAACTACGGCGTCGTTTATTAAACAAGTTCTCCGTGGTGCATCGCGACACtagaaattcaaagtgaagaatGCAACGGTTATTAACTTCCACTTCCCTCCCGCCCCTTGTACTTATAAATATACTATTCCATTCAAATCTGTTatcttcttctctatttttctcttctctttcaaCCTATCTGTGGCGCCGCTTGGTGTATGCCAGCCAAGCGTCGTCGCATAAATAATGGACTATTTTAATACATCCATTGTGCCTTATCATGATCCTtttgatgataataatattcTTACCGGACTTTCTCTTTCACTCTTTGATGATGAAAACCCAACCATTGATAACGACAACAACTACCAAGGACCCACTTATGAAAATTACCCAACCATTGTACAAGGACCCATTAATCAAAATACAACAAATTTGAATTCTGGTTTACGTCATGTCCCCGACTATGATTCATACTCTGATCCATTTTTGcttgaaatttcatttgaaaGTGGGAATCGATTAGTTGGGAATAGTACCAATTCAGAGGGTGAAGTTCCGGGGAAGAATAATTTCCAAATTCTAAGAGAAATAACTCATGGCAATGGTGACTGTTTGTTTATCTATTAAATTTCTATTTGTTTTGGGGGGTGTACGAGTGAAATaattttgattggtttggttaattactttattattatAGGCACGATCTTATCTAAGCTTGGAATATTTGGAACAATAGGAAGGATCAGTCATGCAAGTCTTGAGAAATCCACAATGGATAATCATGTGTCAACCGATACAATTGAGTACGGATCCTTCTCTTTTGTTCGAATTAATAATGTACTACTCTTTTCACTTGTTTGGCGAAATTAACTCTAGTCTGATTTAACAGTTTTAGCAATTACAGTATAAGAAAAGTGAAGcaatttttaattcaatatttcGAGGGTTGTAAGAAGGATGGTTACATAGTGATCGAAGATACACTCTCTGAATTCTATCAAACTTTAAGTGTTCATTCTGGTGACCGTACTAATGACATTAATAATCTACTTCAGTTATCTCCAACAACTTCGCGTAAGTAACATACATCTTTGCTTAGTCCTTTCATCTGAATAAAGGATACAACATTTTGCTTACTACTCTCATCTGTATCACCGAGCAGATGATGTTCAAACGGAACAGCAAGAAATGGCAAACGAAAATGAGGGCACTAGCTGTGGCGTGAATCGTGGAAAGATCTCTCTTTCAGAACAGGTTTGTAGTTTGCACGCGGAGAGCTTATTACTATGATATCAAAAATGGACTTGATTGTTCATTATCTTTGGTAGAGATATATTTTGCATTCTgatcaccttttttttttgatagagCAGAGGAGAAGAACTAAGCTGATGAACGTGAAAGACTTTGAAGACTATCTTCATCTTTCCATTCAGGAAGCAGGTATCAAATTGAACGTATGTCCTACTGTGATGAAAAGGGTTTGCCGAAGGGATGGCTTGCGCAGATGGCCCTCCAGAAAGGTCTTTTTCTTGTTTCCCTTCCCACATCCCGCGCGCCCCTCATTTTCTACATTGCCTCGATAATTGAGGTCACGGAATTTTCACATTGCCTTGGAAATGATTGCAGATTAATAGCATTAAGAGGAAGATATCGAAGCGACAAGAGAGTTTAAGCTCTATTCATGCTGGAGAAAGGAAGAGTGCAAAGGCTGACATAACGAAGCTGGAAAAGGAACTTGCAGACATTTTTGAAGCCATACAATGACGACATCACATAGGTTTTCTTATAAGTAACTAGTAATTTTCAACCATTTTTTCTCTACAGATTTAGCTTAGTACTTGTATTTATAGTTGAAGGCAGATTTAAATGTACAAAATGAGCTGTATTGTGTATGTACAAAGCTTAAGAGTTTGAATTATTTCTCTTCTGTAATAAAGTTTGTTATGTAGCATAAGCCCTCATTTTCCAAGTGTCTTAAAGTTAATACAGCTTTGTTCTCCgtgttatttttgtttgtacTCATGCCAACATCCCAGTAGTTAAAGGACAAAAGTTTTGCTTGTTTTATTCTCAGAATATACCATGTTGTGGAGCGACTTCCATTCTAGTTCAGCTTCTTGTTTTTTTCACTTTGTTGCCCTTTTGCTCACAAGGATCCGTAGAGCCGGCCTGTTTTATAAATGACCCTT
This genomic stretch from Solanum stenotomum isolate F172 chromosome 10, ASM1918654v1, whole genome shotgun sequence harbors:
- the LOC125842936 gene encoding uncharacterized protein LOC125842936, with protein sequence MDYFNTSIVPYHDPFDDNNILTGLSLSLFDDENPTIDNDNNYQGPTYENYPTIVQGPINQNTTNLNSGLRHVPDYDSYSDPFLLEISFESGNRLVGNSTNSEGEVPGKNNFQILREITHGNGTILSKLGIFGTIGRISHASLEKSTMDNHVSTDTIDFSNYSIRKVKQFLIQYFEGCKKDGYIVIEDTLSEFYQTLSVHSGDRTNDINNLLQLSPTTSHDVQTEQQEMANENEGTSCGVNRGKISLSEQRRRTKLMNVKDFEDYLHLSIQEAGIKLNVCPTVMKRVCRRDGLRRWPSRKINSIKRKISKRQESLSSIHAGERKSAKADITKLEKELADIFEAIQ